CTTCTAATGAAGAATTGTTACAAGCTTTTGAGAAAAGACAATTGGCCATGGAAAATACCATCGTGAACAGTATTAACGCGAGTCTGAATGGTTTCACCTCTACTCTGCAAGCTTTTATGACACAACTTGGTTCAACACAAAATTCCAGTAACCAACCTTCAAGCACCACTGgaatcccctctcaaccattacccaatccaaagggaggcattaatgccatcaccctgaGGTCTGGAACTACACTGCAGGAGAGGAATCAAGAGGAACCAAGCTCACCAGAGtacgcctcagctgaagaggtggtAGAAATcgaagatgttgaagaggaagaggatatACAGGAcacaattgaagaagaaatagctCAACCACAGGAAGAAGCACAAAGAGGTACAGGCACCACAGAAAACATTACtcccattccatttccacaacttgcaaggaagcctaGGAAGCAGCTGGAACCTGATcctaaaatggtagaaatattcaaaaaggttgaggtaactgttcccctttttgatgttattcagcaagtaccaaaatatgcaaagtttctaaaagacttatgtatccataaagataaaattaatgaattagaaactatttctttaggtagttctatatctgctttaatgggaggattacctgaaaaatgtagtgacccaggtCCTTGCATAGTTAGCtgtactattggtggtgtagtaatttatgattgcatgtgtgatttaggagcatgtgttagtataatgcctttgtctatatatgatgttttaaggctACCTCctttaaaaaggtcggcagctcgttttgtgttagcagataaaagcattattatagtggctggagttgctgaagatgttttggtgaatatcaaagggctcacatttcccaCTGATTTTTATATCCTGGAAATGCCCCATAATGATTCtgataagccatcatcaatcctacttggaagaccattcctgaagacatcaaaattcaaattggatgctttttcaggaacatactcctttgaaatagatggccgcatagtaatcttcaatctgaatggaATCATTGACAACCCCCCAGAAGATCATTCCATTTTCCAGTGTGATGTCATAGACGAAAGCGTGGATGAAGTTCAAAAGGAAGAGTTTGAAGAGAGGCATACGagacaaggtccaagtgtgaGAACCCTCTTAACTGACAATGAGGACACTTCGCCATTTTCACAAGCCCCAGATAACCCAGAGCCTACCCATGATCAAAAGTTAGGAttgaaacctctccctccacatctcaaatatgcttaccttgaggatgAAGAGAAGTTTCCGGTTATTATTGCAAGAGAACTGacttctcaacaagaagaacatCTACTTGATGTGTTGAGGAAGCATAAGaaggcaattgggtggagtttggcagacataatgggaatcaaccctcaagtatgggagcacagaatatttttagaagagggagcaagacctgtccgtcaaccacaaagaagattgaatcctaccATCTTGGAAGTTGTAAAAAAGGAAGTCACCAGACTATTGGAGGCCGGTATCATatatcccatttcagacagtgaatgggtaagcccagtacaagtggtgcccaagaagtccgGAGTCACTACCGTGAaaaatgagcatggagagctcatagcaactagagttcagaatgcttggagagtctgcattgattacaggcgtctcaaccaagctactcgtAAGGAACACTATCCACTTCCatttattgatcaaatgctggatcgcctgtcaggtaaatcgcattattgctttttagatggttacataGGTTATTTCcaaattcatatagctcctgaggatcaggaaaagactacttttacatgtccttttgggacctaTGCTTATAaaagaatgccctttggcttgtgcaatgcaccagcaacttttcaaaggtgtatgatgagtcttttctctgatcttattgaggactgtatggaagtttttatggacgattttagcgtttatggtgattcttttaacctttgcttagatggattatctagagtattagatagatgtattaatacaaaccttgtattgaatttcgaaaaatgtcattttatggtaaagCAAGGGATTGTATTGGGACATGTGatatctaataatggcatttctgtagacccagcaaaggtgaatgttatttctattttaccttatccctcttctgtgagggaagtccgttcgttccttggccatgcaggtttctacaggagatttattaaggactttagtaaggtggcacttcccttatccagattactacaaaaggatattgagttcgagttcagtgaggactgcaaacaagcatttgataagctaaagactgctctaactcaagctccaattgtgagaggacccgattggagccagccatttgaaatcatgtgcgatgcttccaaccatgcagtaggagcagtgttggctcagcgtgaaggtaaggatccttttgttattgcctatgcgtctaagactttagacactgcccagtccaattatactactactgagaaagagctacttgctattgtttttgctctggataaatttcgggcttatttacttggtactagaatagtagtgtattcggaccatgcagctctaaagtatctattggctaaaaaggaatccaaaccaagacttatatgttggatactgctgttacaagaatttgatttagaaatcaaggataggagtggtaatcaaaatttagtagcagaccacttgagtcgccttgaacatattaaggatgattctactcccatagatgataattttccttttgacaacttacaagcagtatctgagggagtcccttggtacgcacctgttgctaattatttagttagccgcacatttcctccacatttttctaaacattaaagagacaagctgaaaagcgagtctaaatattatatatgggatgacccatatttatggagatgtggcgctgactagataattagacgttgtgtacctcaatcagaattccagtctattttagaggcctgccactcatctgagagtggaggacattttggtccccaacgaacagctagaaaaatcttagactgtggattctggtggcctactctttttagagatgctgctgaattttgtaaatcttgtcacccatgccagaaatttggtaacatatccaagagggatgagatgcctcaacaatatatgcttttttgtgaaattttttatgtttggggcattgacttcatgggtccatttccaaattctagtggatatttttatatattgttagctgtagattatgtttccaaatgggtggaagcaattcctacccgcactgatgatgctaacactgttgtttcctttgtgaggAACCATATTATatgccgctttggatcaccacgagcgatcgtgagcgatcaaggcacccatttttgtaataggagactaacaggattgatgaagaagcatgggataatcCATAAAGTTGCCACAACTTACcatccccaaactaatgggcaagccgaggtgtcaaatagagaaattaaacgtatcttgcaaaagatagtaaagcctcacagaaaagactggagcaccagactacaagatgcattgtgggcatatagaacagcatacaagacgcccattgggatgagccccttccgcttagtttatggaaaagcttgtcgTCTCCCAGTTGAAATCGAACACAGAGCCTTCTGGGCAGTTAAAgagtgcaacatgggaattGAGGATGCTGGAGCTGAAAGAAAGCTACAACTGCAGGAACTGGAGAACCTTCGcttagaagcttatgagaactccagaatatacaaggaaaagatgaaagctGTGCATAATCAAAACATCAAGAAGAGAGAGTTCCAACCTGGAGATTTTGttctcctttacaaatctcgactgaggctcatgcccGGTAAGTTGAGATCCAAATGGGAAGGTACATACAGAATAGAGAAGGCTGAACCGTACGaagtttatcacctaagccatccTTCAAGTTCTGAACTTATTAAAGTTAACGGACACCGCCTGAAGCTATACTATGGTGAAAAGGTGCAGAAAAGCAaggagcttgagatcttccGCCTGGAAGATCCCCACGTAACAACAgactgagctagtggagcgtccaacttacggacgttaaagcaaagtgcttggtgggagacaacccaccgcggtatgatcgttcttttcttcacttttagtttttcttctttcaatAAATCTTCTCTTTATCAGTGCTTTCGTGCTCTTTAAATTACAtgtctttatttttaaaaaaaaaaattttcaccgcGTGACGCGATCGCACAAGCGACGCGTCTGCGTGGCAGGAGGAGTACAGAAAAATAAAACTGAACAGCAAGTTACGCAGGAGCAGCGCTAGAGCCGTGCCCAAGGCACAATTTActtcacgcgaccgcgtcgccgaCGCGACCACGTTGCATGGAATTCATGGCtcccatgcgaccgcgtgccccacgcggccgcgtgccctgcattttcgacgtaaaagggtgcacaatgctatattgtgcgagagtggtgctggattggtgctggaagTACAATCCTTGTCACACGACCGCGTCAATTAATTTCTGATGCACACTCACGCGATTGcatgacccacgcgatcgcgtccctTTGATTTGGCAATTGAATTatattgaacagagagttgtgctggagcgaggctgcactcgcgccagcaGCGCCACACGGGTCACGCGACCGTGTGACTGACGCGATCGCCTCGTCCTACCTAACGtgcacccacgcgaacgcgtgccttccgcggccgcgtcgcatgcgccgcacagctcaacCCAATAAgcaaattatcttatctttctctcctccaaaccctactttttcttttccccccttctttcttccctttcccttcccCTTCTACCTCACCTTTTACTCTCTTTCTCTCACCaccattaacaaggttttaccttcttcttccttcttctcttttcaatcattcttattatattatgtatatatattattattttctttttcttttctcttcttttcaaatctttatttttccttcttcttcttttacatgGTGTTAGAAACCTTTTGAGTCATCATTCCCCATTatatgcttgtggattattgcaaattgtttgacaattatttttctcCTATTTAAGGGATTGTTTGCATGATCAATTTCACACTTTTTATATCTTGTTTACCATGCATgccatgtgtttgtgaaaaagcccatgTAGCActatgcacttttctacattactTTACCCTACTCtgcaatgcttgcttttcacaaattccctttcatattttattaattaaatttcatTGTCAATACAAATGCGATTGTTAGTTTGTTACGAATGGTAacctaacttggacattgaatgttTGATacatgctactcatgcctttgcctgcATGCCAATAAACCTCTTGCATTCTATTGTcctacatgcacttgctatatttccattaatGAGCTTTCCACATGTAATCCGGACCATGTGTTaatgccatttatctttattGTGCATTGACTATCACTTACACTACCCTCTTCCTTGCTCTCtctatttgaatttaattttctttctcctcccttcttttaggatggccaccaagaaaggaaaagagaaagctacttccaaactaccagcaagaagaggaactaaaagagcattagtagcagagccttcttcaaccgcagtcaagccctcaacaaagaGAGTTAAGAGGATAATAAAGGTTGACGACAAAGAGAAAGCCtttccagcaaaggacactgcgcgatttcctaatcgctactgtgagcagatgttccctatCCTAGCAGAAAGGAACTATAACAATGAATACCTTCTCATCCTCCCACCCAATATTGCCACCtttgttgagccacaaattgaGCGAAGACAATGGGTTTCCTACGGAGACAGCCAAGGcaggtcaatctttcttgggtagttgagttctactccaacttctacataccgaccctgcagtctgtttatgtccggcagaagcaagtccccattacagaagaggccattcagcaAGTTCTGAGTCTTCCCCCTATTCCAGCAGGAATGGACGCTTTTCAAGAAGCCACCCTTCAGCGCCAGCGataccaatttgactggga
The genomic region above belongs to Arachis stenosperma cultivar V10309 chromosome 5, arast.V10309.gnm1.PFL2, whole genome shotgun sequence and contains:
- the LOC130980999 gene encoding uncharacterized protein LOC130980999, which translates into the protein MGIEDAGAERKLQLQELENLRLEAYENSRIYKEKMKAVHNQNIKKREFQPGDFVLLYKSRLRLMPGKLRSKWEGTYRIEKAEPYEVYHLSHPSSSELIKVNGHRLKLYYGEKVQKSKELEIFRLEDPHVTTD